One Brassica napus cultivar Da-Ae chromosome C4, Da-Ae, whole genome shotgun sequence genomic region harbors:
- the BNAC04G56850D gene encoding uncharacterized protein BNAC04G56850D, which translates to MAASPTHIQLPSSCTLLPPYSFISSLPSSPLSITTASTILTSTRLCPLRVSFSRRSIVRYNDNFEEGDNEENWNFEEAVSLFNKRDYYKSHDALEALWIRAEEPARTLFHGILQCAVGFHHLFNNNHKGAMMELGEGVCKLRKIDFEDGPFQEFERDVSAVLEFVYQTQLELAACSEDMCLTMDQSDRSYQLLGGYAAGESIYTLETLVDFNNGMSEASVILFSPSSSSSEPTRVKLPTLEATNKHLLPFTGDESF; encoded by the exons ATGGCTGCATCTCCTACACATATCCAGCTTCCTTCTTCTTGTACGCTTCTTCCACCTTATTCATTCATCTCTTCGCTTCCCTCCTCTCCACTCTCTATTACTACTGCTTCAACGATTCTCACCTCCACAAGACTCTGTCCATTACGCGTCAGTTTCAGTCGAAGATCCATCGTAAGATACAACGACAACTTCGAAGAAGGCGATAATGAAGAGAACTGGAACTTTGAGGAAGCTGTCTCTCTCTTCAACAAGAGAGATTATTACAAAAGCCATGACGCGCTGGAAGCACTCTGGATTCGAGCTGAGGAGCCAGCTCGAACGCTGTTCCATGGGATTCTTCAGTGTGCCGTCGGATTCCACCATCTCTTTAACAAC AATCATAAAGGTGCGATGATGGAGTTGGGAGAAGGAGTATGTAAGCTAAGGAAGATAGACTTCGAAGACGGACCGTTTCAAGAATTCGAGAGAGATGTCTCTGCCGTTCTTGAATTCGTTTATCAAACTCAGCTCGAACTCGCCGCTT GTTCAGAAGATATGTGTTTGACAATGGACCAATCAGACAGATCTTATCAACTGTTGGGTGGTTATGCAGCTGGGGAGAGCATATACACCTTAGAGACTCTGGTTGATTTCAACAATGGAATGTCTGAAGCAAGTGTTATACTCTTCTCTCCTTCAAGCTCCTCCTCTGAGCCAACAAGAGTGAAACTCCCAACTCTAGAGGCAACCAATAAGCACCTTCTGCCTTTTACAGGGGACGAGAGTTTCTAA
- the LOC106391635 gene encoding uncharacterized methyltransferase At2g41040, chloroplastic, with translation MAMASLTTSSIALLNKSLLPNRSSLSSSTSLYRFSSPPSSVRSRFTSASIRAVALEPELNETPSSDIKETETVETQVFACPVCYEPLMRKGPSGINLQAIYRSGFKCGQCNKTYSSKDEYLDLTVTAGFDSFNEVKPITTELFRSPLVSFLYERGWRQNFARSGFPGPDEEFRMAEEYFKEAEGGVLVDVSCGSGLFSRKFAKSGKYSGVIALDYSENMLRQCNEFIKKDATFDSSTNIAVVRADVSRLPFPSGSVDAVHAGAALHCWPSPTNAIAEICRVLRSGGVFVGTTFLRYSPSTPWIIRPFQSRILQNYNYLMQDEIKDVCTTCGLTDYEDIVQDSFIMFTARKP, from the exons ATGGCGATGGCTTCACTAACAACTTCTTCTATAGCTCTCCTCAACAAGTCTTTATTACCTAACCGCTCTTCCCTCTCCTCCTCTACCTCTCTCTACCGattctcttctcctccttccTCTGTTCGTTCTCGTTTCACATCTGCCTCCATACGCGCCGTTGCTCTTGAACCG GAACTAAATGAAACTCCAAGTTCCGACATAAAAGAAACTGAAACTGTGGAGACACAAGTGTTCGCGTGTCCTGTTTGTTACGAGCCACTTATGAGGAAAGGACCTTCAGGTATCAACCT ACAAGCAATCTACAGGTCTGGTTTTAAGTGTGGACAGTGTAACAAGACATACTCTAGCAAAGATGAATACTTGGATCTAACTGTTACTGCTGGTTTTGATTCTTTCAATGAAGTCAAACCCATTACAACAGAACTCTTTCG GAGTCCATTAGTATCATTCTTGTATGAAAGAGGTTGGAGACAGAACTTTGCTCGAAGCGGTTTTCCTGGTCCTGATGAAGAG TTTAGAATGGCTGAGGAGTACTtcaaagaagcagaaggtggagTTCTTGTGGATGTCAGCTGCGGAAGTGGTTTGTTCTCAAGAAAATTTGCAAAGTCTGGCAAATACTCTGGCGTGATTGCTCTGGACTACTCTGAAAACATGCTTCGTCAGTGCAATGAGTTCATCAAGAAGGACGCAACTTTTGATAGCTCGACTAACATAGCTGTTGTGAGAGCAGATGTCTCTCGCCTCCCTTTCCCTTCAGGTTCTGTTGATGCAGTTCATGCTGGTGCAGCATTGCACTGTTGGCCTTCTCCTACAAATGCT ATTGCTGAGATATGTCGTGTTCTAAGAAGTGGAGGTGTTTTTGTTGGGACAACGTTTCTAAGATACAGTCCTTCAACTCCCTGGATTATCAGACCTTTTCAATCG AGGATTCTGCAGAACTACAATTACTTGATGCAGGATGAGATCAAGGATGTGTGTACAACATGTGGTCTCACAGATTATGAAGATATTGTTCAGGATTCTTTTATAATGTTTACTGCTAGGAAGCCATAG
- the LOC106391640 gene encoding transcription factor bHLH106 produces the protein MQPETSDQMLYSFLTGNEIPGGGFSVSGDYMSTMQSLCGSSSSTSSYYPLAISGIGETVAQDRALAALRNHKEAERRRRERINSHLNKLRNVLSCNSKTDKATLLAKVVQRVKELKQQTLEITDSDQTLLPSETDEISVLHYGDYSNDGHIIFKASLCCDDRSDLLPDIMEILKSLHMKTLRAEISTLGGRTRSVLVVAADKEMHGVESVHFLQNALKSLLERSSKSLMERSSGGSGGGERSKRRRALDHIIMV, from the exons atgCAACCAGAGACCTCAGATCAGATGTTGTATTCTTTCCTCACCGGAAACGAAATCCCCGGGGGAGGATTCTCCGTTTCCGGGGACTACATGTCAACTATGCAAAGCTTATGTGGGTCGTCTTCGTCGACGTCATCTTATTACCCGCTAGCGATCTCAGGCATAGGAGAAACGGTTGCTCAAGATAGAGCTCTTGCTGCTTTGAGGAATCACAAAGAAGCTgagcgaagaagaagagagaggatTAATTCTCATCTCAACAAGCTCCGTAACGTGCTCTCTTGTAACTCCAAG ACAGATAAAGCCACACTGCTAGCCAAAGTAGTTCAACGAGTCAAAGAACTTAAACAACAAACCCTAGAGATCACTGACTCCGACCAAACCCTTCTACCCTCAGAGACTGACGAGATTAGCGTTCTACACTATGGAGACTACTCAAACGACGGTCACATAATCTTCAAAGCATCTTTATGTTGTGACGACAGATCAGATCTCTTGCCTGACATCATGGAAATTCTTAAGTCTCTTCACATGAAGACACTTCGAGCTGAGATCTCAACTCTTGGTGGTCGAACAAGAAGTGTTCTCGTTGTAGCTGCCGACAAAGAGATGCACGGCGTCGAGTCTGTGCATTTCTTACAGAACGCCCTCAAGTCGCTGCTCGAGCGGTCAAGCAAGTCTTTGATGGAACGTAGTTCTGGTGGTAGTGGTGGAGGAGAACGGTCAAAACGTCGTCGTGCGCTGGATCACATCATAATGGTGTGA
- the LOC106391637 gene encoding UBP1-associated protein 2B, with protein MADKKRKLEPQSSDATESPQKQQLQSENGGEEIIITEIHKNENDDDRDENQRPDGEDDDEEPIEDLLEPFSKEQLSILLKEAAEKHPDVADRIRIAADEDPVHRKIFVHGFGWDTKADALIKAFKQYGEIEDCKCVVDKVTGQSKGYGFILFKSRSGARNALKQPQKKIGTRMAACQLASMGPVQGGNSVAAAGATSQHFNPEHVQRKIYVSNVSADIDPERLLEFFSRFGEVEEGPLGLDKATGRPKGFTLFVYKTAESAKKALEEPHKSFEGHVLHCHKANDGPKPVKQQHQQQRRHNSYDQGSRYRRDDNAGYGASGGHGHFLGGNGNNQGLNPAIGQAITALLASQGAGVGMNQAFGQALLGTLGAPSPGTGGGMPSGYGGQANITPGVFPGYGYEASFQGGYQTQLPGPGGYQTQQPGQGGAGRGQHGLGYGGQYMGQ; from the coding sequence ATGGCGGATAAGAAGAGGAAGCTCGAACCTCAATCCAGCGACGCCACAGAGTCGCCGCAGAAGCAGCAGCTCCAATCCGAAAACGGCGGCGAAGAAATCATCATCACAGAGATCCACAAAAACGAAAACGACGACGATAGAGACGAGAATCAACGCCCCGATGGCGAGGACGACGACGAAGAGCCAATCGAAGATCTCCTGGAACCGTTCTCAAAGGAACAGCTCTCGATTCTCCTCAAGGAAGCTGCGGAGAAGCACCCCGACGTCGccgatcggatccggatcgcgGCGGACGAGGATCCGGTTCACCGCAAGATCTTCGTCCACGGGTTCGGATGGGACACGAAGGCCGACGCGCTCATCAAAGCGTTTAAGCAGTACGGAGAGATCGAGGACTGCAAATGCGTCGTCGACAAGGTCACGGGACAGTCCAAGGGATACGGATTCATCCTCTTCAAGTCGCGTTCCGGCGCTCGCAACGCTCTCAAGCAGCCTCAGAAGAAGATCGGGACTCGTATGGCTGCGTGTCAGTTAGCTTCCATGGGACCTGTTCAGGGAGGGAACTCTGTGGCGGCGGCGGGGGCGACGTCTCAGCATTTTAACCCTGAGCACGTGCAGAGGAAGATCTATGTTAGTAATGTTAGTGCGGATATTGATCCGGAGAGGTTGTTGGAGTTTTTCTCGAGGTTTGGGGAGGTTGAGGAAGGTCCGTTGGGGCTTGATAAAGCTACTGGGAGGCCTAAAGGTTTCACTTTGTTTGTTTATAAGACTGCGGAGAGTGCTAAGAAGGCGTTGGAGGAGCCGCATAAGAGCTTTGAAGGCCATGTGCTGCATTGCCATAAGGCTAACGATGGGCCTAAGCCTGTTAAGCAGCAGCATCAGCAGCAGCGTCGCCATAACTCTTATGATCAAGGTTCGCGTTACCGAAGGGATGATAACGCTGGTTACGGTGCAAGTGGAGGTCATGGGCATTTCTTAGGTGGTAATGGTAATAACCAGGGGTTGAACCCAGCTATTGGTCAGGCGATTACAGCTTTGTTGGCGTCTCAAGGTGCTGGAGTGGGTATGAACCAAGCATTTGGGCAGGCTTTGTTGGGGACTTTGGGGGCGCCTAGCCCAGGAACTGGAGGTGGAATGCCAAGTGGCTATGGTGGTCAAGCGAATATCACACCAGGGGTGTTTCCTGGGTACGGTTACGAAGCTAGTTTTCAGGGAGGTTATCAGACTCAGCTTCCTGGTCCTGGCGGTTATCAGACTCAGCAACCTGGTCAGGGCGGTGCTGGAAGAGGGCAGCATGGTTTAGGGTATGGTGGTCAGTACATGGGTCAATAG
- the LOC106391638 gene encoding ABSCISIC ACID-INSENSITIVE 5-like protein 3, whose translation MGSLRGNVEEPIHQSLPRQNSLYNLKLHEVQNHLGSSSKPLGSMNLDELLKSVLSAEANHPPEEGTEEGITRQGSLTLPRGLSIKTVNEVWRDIQHGERLDNPNKQPTLGEITLEDLLMKAGVVTESMTVPQNVVNVASNGQWAQYPQQQHQGFMPYPVCDMQEMVPPTALMMGGLSETQQVHGRKRVASSEGEFVERIVERKQKRMIKNRESASRSRARKQAYTQELEIKVSSLEEENQKLRRLMEVEKILPSEPPPEPKWKLRRTSTASF comes from the exons ATGGGTTCTCTTAGAGGAAACGTTGAAGAGCCTATCCATCAGTCCTTACCTAGACAAAACTCTCTCTACAACTTAAAGCTCCATGAGGTTCAAAACCACTTGGGAAGTTCCTCAAAACCGTTGGGAAGCATGAACCTCGATGAGCTTCTCAAGAGTGTCTTGTCTGCTGAAGCTAATCACCCACCAGAAGAAGGAACAGAGGAAGGGATCACTCGTCAAGgaagcttgactttgcctcgaGGTCTCAGCATAAAGACAGTTAATGAAGTTTGGAGGGACATTCAACATGGTGAGAGACTAGATAATCCTAACAAGCAGCCAACACTCGGTGAAATCACACTTGAGGATTTGTTGATGAAAGCTGGTGTGGTGACTGAGTCAATGACAGTCCCTCAAAACGTTGTCAACGTAGCTTCAAACGGCCAATGGGCTCAGTATCCTCAGCAACAACACCAAGGGTTTATGCCATATCCGGTCTGTGACATGCAAGAAATGGTGCCTCCAACGGCTCTGATGATGGGTGGGTTATCTGAAACACAACAAGTGCATGGGAGGAAGAGAGTGGCTTCATCAGAAGGAGAGTTTGTGGAGAGGATTGTGGAGAGGAAGCAGAAGAGGATGATCAAGAACAGAGAATCTGCATCACGTTCACGAGCTAGGAAACAGGCTTATACTCAAGAATTAGAGATCAAGGTTTCAAGcttagaagaagaaaaccaaAAGCTTAGGAGGCTAATG GAGGtggagaagatccttccaagtGAACCACCACCGGAACCTAAGTGGAAGCTCAGGCGAACAAGTACTGCTTCTTTCTGA